The stretch of DNA TGATCACCAGCACTAATAAATAAAAGAGGGTGTACCGAAACAGCCTGTTGAGATGAAACCAACACGACTTCCCCTAAAACGATCAAAGACGTAACGAGCATTATTATGAATGCCTACTATGAAAAAAGCAACAAAAAACCGTTGAGGAAACACATAACCGGGCAACATTTCTATTTGAGAAGTCGTTGCAGGAACGCTTGGATAAACTAGCTAACGGACGGCGCGGTTTTAAAACGATGTTCATGAACAAAGCCATTGAAGCACTTCTGGATGAAATGGAAGATCTCGAAGGATTCGGTAAGAAGTGAAACGGATCGAGCATGCCTTTTATCAGGTAATTAGAAGAGATAATTACAGATTTTCCGAACAAGAAAGCCCACACAGGTCGCAGACCGTCTTTAGACGTGGGAGTCTCAAAAGCATGAGATTTTTATTGTTAGATTAAGTGAATGGTTAAAATTTTAAAAAAACCGATTGCTATGTGAGCAATCGGTTTTTTGGGTTTGCCGTAGTGATCTCGTCTAAGTTGCAGCCAGAAATATGCAATGACAATATCAGGTTTTCTTCTTTATTTCACTGATAAGCGTCTCAATTGTGTTTTCCAACTGTTTAAAACTTTTTTCTAATCGATTCAGCAAATAAAACACTAGTATGATGGGGAAGCCGACATTCCCCAGTGCATGTATCCAATCAAATTGGCTCCCCATATTCATTTACGCTCTTTTTCCAACATTTACAGGGTGTTCCATAGGTGGATACAGTGATCCCATTGTTTCCCCAGTCTTGCGTGGATTATGTGACCAAATGAGTTGAGGTTTCTGGTCTCCAATTTTTCTCCAAAGCTCATACCCAGGGAATCCATCGTGATTACCGGTAATTCGGATATGGCCTGAACGGGTAAGTTTTATAGTAAACTTGTAATCAATTGCAGGAGCGTAAGGGATAAATGGATTTTTACTGTGACAAACACAATCCAGATATAAAATCCCATTGACTACGCGTTTCTTATACGTTAAGTCCGAGCGAGGAGCTTTTTTTGTATCTTTGTCAATTAACTTCCCGCGTGCATCTAATCGTTCTTTAATTGTATATCCAGTGTTTTTTGTGGCTTTCACCCCATAGTTACCAGCTGTATTAATTCGAAACCTTTGATGTGTCCGGTATTTATCAGACAAAAAACTCTCATTGCGGCCATCGCCGTGAAAGACGACAGATCCTTCTTCGTTAGCGAAAAACACGACTCTACTTTGTGGAATCCAAGTTTTTAGGCGAAGCTCTACAATGGCCATAAATAAAAAACCCCTTTATCTTTTTTTATAAGCTGCGCAACTTATATTAGATAAAGGGGGAATGATAACTATTTTAACAACCTTTCGATCTTATTTAGACAAATATCTTTACCATCCTCAATTTTCACTCCGAAAGATTCAACTTGAAATTTGTCATTTTCATAAGAACCGTGGTTATGACCTATAATATCTTCAGTTGAGAGTTCACTTACTTTTTTTCCTTTTTCATCTACATACGCATAGGTGGTATCATGAAATCCAGAGCCGTTTTCTCCTTCCCAGCCAAAATCGTATGGGGAAGATGTATATAGGACCCCTTCATCATTAAACCTATAGGTAATATTTTGGTTTTTTATCTTTAATGCTGGTGCATCTTTTACATCATATACAACAATGGCACACCCCTTAAAACCCATAGGTAATTCATAAGAAACTGAGTAGCGTTCATCTCTAGTTATAAACATATACACAAGCCACCCTATAAATATCAGGATAATAATGCTGGGCAGAATTCGTTTATCTTTCATCAAGATCCCTCCTTTCTTTTATCTTAACCTAATTTTATCTAATTGAATTAATTTATTATAAAATGCAGAAAAAAGTGGGTGTAAATTATAACGAAGGCAAATACTAGGATATAATAGATACATCATAAAAAATTTTTCTAAAGGTTGTTTTTTTTCTCCTTATGGTTCCTTTATGTATAGAGAGAGAAAGGAAACAACTCTTTTTTTTAGTTAAACAACGAACAAATGTTTGATGGGAGTGTGTTGATGAAATCAAAATTGGTCTTGTCCATACTTAATAGTAATCCAATTCTAAAAGAATTTTTTCGTTGCGAAGTGAACCAATCATTATTGAGGGAATATAGAG from Bacillus xiapuensis encodes:
- a CDS encoding DUF3238 domain-containing protein; the protein is MAIVELRLKTWIPQSRVVFFANEEGSVVFHGDGRNESFLSDKYRTHQRFRINTAGNYGVKATKNTGYTIKERLDARGKLIDKDTKKAPRSDLTYKKRVVNGILYLDCVCHSKNPFIPYAPAIDYKFTIKLTRSGHIRITGNHDGFPGYELWRKIGDQKPQLIWSHNPRKTGETMGSLYPPMEHPVNVGKRA
- a CDS encoding YvrJ family protein, which gives rise to MNMGSQFDWIHALGNVGFPIILVFYLLNRLEKSFKQLENTIETLISEIKKKT
- a CDS encoding DUF6843 domain-containing protein → MKDKRILPSIIILIFIGWLVYMFITRDERYSVSYELPMGFKGCAIVVYDVKDAPALKIKNQNITYRFNDEGVLYTSSPYDFGWEGENGSGFHDTTYAYVDEKGKKVSELSTEDIIGHNHGSYENDKFQVESFGVKIEDGKDICLNKIERLLK